A window of Helicobacter pylori genomic DNA:
TTTAGGTATAAAAAACCCTTAATTCAAGGGTTTTTGAGCGAGTTTTTTGCTTAAAGAATCCAAGATGGCGTTTAAAAATTTAGGGGTGTTAGGCTCAGCATAGAGTTTGCCAAGCTCTATGCATTCATTGATGATGATAGGGTTTTGTGTGGGCGTGAAGCCAATTTCATACGCTCCTAAGCGTAAAATCGCCTTTTCCATACTCCCTAAGCGTTTGAAATCCCAATCTTTTAAATGCGGTTCAATGAGAGCGTCAATTTCATTGATTTTTTCTAACACGCCATTAAAAAGGCTTAAGGCGAAAGCGAGCTGGTTGTTTTTAATCTTTTTTTCTTCTAGCATGCTGGGGGCGATTTTTTTAATTTCTTCATTACCGCTTTCAAACGCATACAACAATTCAATCACAGCCCCCCTGGCTTGAGTTCGTGTCGCCATTTTAACCCTTGAGAGTTTGGCACAAGCTCAATAATTCAATGAGGGTGCTCATCGCTTCAAAGCCCTTATTACCGGCTTTACTGCCCGCTCTTTCAATCGCTTGTTCAATGTTGTCTGTGGTAAGCACCCCAAAGCTTACCGGCATGCTATATTTTAACATCGTGTTGGCAATGCCCTTAGTCGCTTCCGCGCTCACGTAGTCAAAATGCGGAGTCCCCCCTCTAATGATCGCTCCTAAAACGCACACGCCATCGTATTTTTGGCTCTCTAACAATTTGTCCAAAATCAAAGGCAATTCATAAGCCCCAGGCACTAGCACGAGATCTAAAAGATCCTCATCGCCCCCATGCCTTTTAAAGCAATCAATCGCCCCTTCTTGTAACCTGTCTGTGATAATGTGGTTGAAGCGCGAGGTTACAATAGCGATTCTTTCATTCCCTTGCAGTTGTAATTTCCCTTCTATGAGTTGCATGAATTTCCTTTAAAATAAATTTTGGATTTTTAACATATCGGTTACTAAATTTTCAAGTTCATCAGGTTTGAGCATGTTCGCCCCATCGCTTAAGGCGTTTTTAGGATCAACATGCGTTTCTGCAAACAATCCATCAATGCCCACCGCAGCTGCGGCTCTGGCTAAAATAGGGGCAAAAGAGCTTTCTCCTGAGCTTTTCCCGTTCGCGCCCCCTGGCATTTGCACGCTATGGGTAGCGTCAAAAATCACCGGGGCAAATTCTCGCATGATTTTTAAAGAGCGCATATCCACCACTAAATTCCCATACCCAAAGCTGCTCCCCCTTTCGCACAGCCACACGCCATTAGCTAAAGCGTTTTCATAAGTGGGGGTTTGAATGCTCTTATCCCTTGTTTTAAGGGCTTTTAAGACAGAATATTGCATGTCTTTTGGGTTCATGAATTGCCCTTTTTTAATGTTAATAATGGCGTTAGTTTGACTCACTTCCACAATCAAATCCGTTTGCCGGCACAAAAACGCCGGGATTTGTAAAATATCCGCTACTTTGGCCGCTATGCTTGCTTGATAGCTCTCATGCACATCGGTTAAAATCTTATAACCAAATGCATCTTTGATAGCCTGTAACATTTCTAAGCCCTTTTCTAATCCAGGCCCTCTGTAACTTTCCAAACTCGTGCGGTTCGCCTTATCAAAGCTCGCCTTAAAATAAAAATCCAACCGCTCGTTATGGGCTAAGGGTTGCAACTTCGTAGCGATGCTTTTTAAATTATCTAAACTCTCAATGACGCATGGCCCAGCGATTAAAACTTTTTTAGGGGTTTTTGTTTCAGGGGTTTTCATGGTTTATCCTTTGTTTAATGGTTTCTTCAATGGGTTCAAAAAAATGGCTTTCAAAATTATAATTATAAATCTTGCCTGTCTCTATTATATAATGCCAACCAAAAATTTTCAATTCATTCTTGCTCACTTTCTCTTGGATAAAATCATAGCTTAAGAGGTTGTTGAGCTGCAAGCGCACGTTCAAACGCTCCGTAAGCCATGATCGCCTTGCAGAATGGCTGCTGAATTGCGGGTGATCTTTTAATTCTTCTTTGATAGGCTCTAAAAATTGTATCCAATTTGCGATATAAGGGGTTTTGGCTTTGGTGGCTTCATCATCAATCAGATGGATGCTCCCGCAAGCCCCGCAATTGCTATGCCCGCAAATAATAACATTTTGAATGCCCACATGCATGATAGCGTATTCAATGCTCGCAATGGTAGAAAGGGATTCTTTATAGCTTGTTTTAGGGGGGATCACATTGCCCATGTTACGGATCACATACAATTCGCCCGGTTTGGTGCCAGTGATTAGATTAGGCACGACTCGTGAATCCACGCAAGAAATGAACAAAGTGTGAGGCTTTTGCTTAGTCTTTAAGCTTTCATAAAGTTCTTTAAGCTCTTCGTATTCGTTCTCTTGAAACTCTAGCGCCCCTAAAAATGCTTTCACTCTTTAACCCTTGCATCTAATTTTATAAACTTGGTTTTATTTCCAAACGCTTATCATAGCTAAAATTCTTCCATTTCTTTTTGTTATAATGGCGTTATTTTACACTTTAAAGGGCTTTCATGCAATTATGTGTCTCGCTAGACTTGGAGGAAAAAAAGGATAACCTTTCTTTATTAAAAGAACTGAAAGGCTTAGATTTATGGGCTAAAGTGGGGCTTAGATCGTTTATAAGAGATGGGGCTGTTTTTTTAGATGAGATCAGAAAGATTGATGGGAATTTTAAGATTTTTTTAGATTTGAAGCTCTATGATATTCCTTATACGATGGCAAATGCCGCATTAGAATGCGCGAAATTAGACATTGATATGCTCACCGTGCATTTAAGTAGTGGCAAAATCGCGCTAACAACCTTAATGCAACGCCTGAACGCTCTTGAAAAACGCCCCTTGATCATGGGCGTGAGCGCTTTAACGAGCTTTAGCGAAGAGGAATTTTTGAGCGTGTATAACGCTCCTTTAAAAACTCAAGCGGTAAAATTAAGCGCTATGGGTAAAGAGAGCGGTATTGATGGGGTGGTGTGTTCGGTGTTTGAAAGTTTGGCGATTAAAGAAAGTTTGGGTAAGGGCTTTTTGACTTTAACCCCTGGTATAAGACTCAATAAAAGCGATAAAGAAGATCAAGAAAGGGTGGCTAACGCTAAAGAAGCTAAACAAAATTTAAGCGATTTTATCGTGGTGGGCCGCCCCATTTACCAAGCTAAAGAGCCTAGAGAAGTGGCTTTAGAGCTTTTAAAGGATTGTTGAATGCAAGTTTTAGAAACGATTGCCACTTTAAGAGAATATCGTAAAAGTTTGAAAGAAAGCGTTGGGTTTGTGCCGACTATGGGGGCTTTACACAAAGGGCATCAAAGCCTGATAGAAAGGAGTTTGAAAGAAAATCCTCACACGATTGTAAGCATTTTTGTCAACCCCACACAATTTGGGGCTAACGAAGATTTTAGCGCTTACCCTCGCCCTTTAGAAAAGGATCTGGCTTTATGCGAAACATTAGGCGTTAATGCGGTGTTTGCACCTAAAATCAGCGAGATGTATCCTTACAAAGCAGAGCAACGCTTAAAACTCCATGCCCCTACATTTTTATCCCATTCTTTAGAAGGAGCCATGCGTAAGGGGCATTTTGATGGGGTTATTCAGGTCGTGTTAAGGTTGTTCCATCTTATTAATCCCACTAGAGCGTATTTTGGTAAAAAGGACGCCCAACAGCTTTTGATCATCCAGCATTTGGTGAAAGATTTGCTTTTAGACATTGAAATAGCGCCATGCGAAATCGTGCGCGATAGCGATCGTTTAGCTTTAAGCTCTAGGAATGCATATTTGAATGCGACAGAAAGAAAACAAGCCCTAGCGATCCCAAAAGCTTTAGAAAAAATCCAGCAAGCCATAGATGGGGGCGAAAAAGCATGCGAAACGCTTCAAAACCTAGGGCTTGAGATTTTAAAAAATTTAGAAGTGGATTATTTGGAGTTTTGCAACCACAAACTAGAGCCTTTAAAGATCATAGAGCCAACTCACACGCTCATTTTAGTGGCGGCTCGCGCGGGTAAAACAAGGCTTTTAGACAATTTATGGGTGTAGTTTAAAATTTCATGGCGACCCTTGAAAGATTTGAACTTCCGTTTCCACCGTGAAAGGGTGGTATCCTTGGCCACTAGATGAAAGGGTCATTTTTAACGATTGATTATTATACTAAAGCGTAGAAAATGATTTAAAAAGCGCTTGGTGGCGGAGCGGACGGGACTCGAACCCGCGACCCCCTGCGTGACAGGCAGATATTCTAACCAGCTGAACTACCGCTCCCTATCCAAACTCCATAGCTTAAAACGCATGCTTGAAGCTCATATGGTGGTCGCTATAAGACTCGAACTTATGACATCTACCTTGTAAGGGTAGCGCTCTACCAACTGAGCTAAGCGACCAAAATATTGAGATAAATCCAACTTTAAAAGAGTGGTGACTCCTAGGGGATTTGAACCCCTGTAACCACCGTGAAAGGGTGGTATCCTAACCACTAGATGAAGGAGCCACGATGCTCATGGTGACCCGTGTTGGATTTGAACCAACGGCCCATTCCTTAAAAGGGAATTGCTCTACCAGCTGAGCTAACGGGTCTCACAAAAAGATAATGATACAATTTTTTTTAACGCTTGTCAAGGATAATCAACAATAATTGAAAGATACCGCTCTTTTTACAGAAATTGCGTGCTTTTAAGTGGCATTAGTAGCCAATATTACGCTTAAAATTTTGGTTGCGTTTAATGGCATTGTCTCAAAACAAACGGCGTTTTTGTTGGTTATTGTTGTTTTTGGGGTTTTAAAAAAAATTTGTTTTGATCAAGCTCTTATTAGGATTTAATGCTTTTTTAAAAAATTTCATTTTTAAAAACGGGTTTTTAAATTTTGCTTTATCGTTTTAGATTTGATTTTGTGGTAAAAATCATTTTCTTAAAGAATAGGGGGGGATTTTAAAATCATTCTCCCCTACAACCCCCAACCAAAAACCCCTAAAAAGAGCGCTTTTTTTAAGAGGCTATCGTTTGCTTACACAAGTTTTTTTATTGTTGGTTGTAAAAAACGCCTTTGAGTGTTTTTTATGATTAGCGTTTGAAAATAAAAACTTTGTTTTGTAAAAAAGATTAAAAGATTAAAAAATCAGTAAAAAGAAAACTAAACCCCCCCCCAACAAGAGAGAGTTTAAAAAAAGAGAGTTTAAAAAAAGAGAGTTTAAAGAAGAAACCCCTTAAAAAGAGGGTTCAAAAAAGGCACTCAAAGAGAGCGTTTAATACGCAAACACATAGTTGAGATACACGCTATACAATCTGCGGTATTCTAGTTTAGCGCCCATGAAAGAATAGTAGTTCGTGTTGATGGTGGGGATTTTCACGCCTAATTCCACGCCATGCTGGGCGGCATGATCGCTCGCTTTTTTCTTGAGTTTAGCGAGATTCATTCTCAAGCCCAGATTGAACAAGAATTGGAAATTCGCCACATTCATTTTAGCGCTATAGACATTACTCACGGTCGCTAAATTCACATATTGGGAATTGAGCCACGAAGTCCCAGCTAGTGCGATACCGCCAAACACCCCAAAAGAAATCTTGCTGTTTTTAGTGGTTTTATCGTTGATGAAGTTATAAAGGACATCTGTCCCTACCCCATAAGTGAACACATCAGAGGCCGAGTTGAAAAAGCTGGATTTGATATAAGCATGGTTATAGTCAAAGAAGCCGTAATACCTTAATCCCCAAGTTTTCTTTTCGCCAAAAAATTGCTTATAGCCCACTTGCACGCCGATCCCGTTCATCGCGCCGTTGTTGGTTTGAGAGCTGATTAAACCGATGCGTCTGAAAGGGTTATGCCCTAATTCTTGCGTAGCGATTAGTAATTGCGAATAGGCGCTCTGGTTGATTTGATAAACGGTCTTTAAGCCCCCAGGGTTATTAGGGTTAGTGGATTGGCTTATCAAATTTTTAAGGAATGGGGCATTAGGCGTGTTTGAAGCGGTCGTGGTGATGCTGTTATAAGTGCTGTTTAAATTACTGAGACTGCCTCTAAAATCAAGTATGGTGCGCGCCAGCAATTGAGCTTGCTTGATTTGCTCTTCTTGAGAGCCAAAATGCGCAAGGCTGTTATCTAAAGCGGTGATTGTCTCTTGCACATACGCGCAACCCGCTCCCCAAGTGTTGTTAGTAACCCCTTCATTAGGCAATGTCCCACCCCCATTTCTGCAAGCTGCCAGGTAGTCTGTGGTGAATTTTGTGGGGATAGCGTTAAGATCGCTTTTGATTTGATTGGCCAGACTGAGCATCTTGGCTTGCGCGTCTGCATGGTTGAGCATGTTTTGAGCGAAAGCCCTGTCAGAAGAAGTGTAAGGGTTGAAATCTTGCGGCGCGTTTTGATGGTTTTGTTGGTTAGTATTAAGGCTTTGAGCTTGCGCGACGATTTCTTGGGCGTTTTTGATCATGCTAGTAACAGCGCTAAACTCGGTGGCAAAAACTTGACACACATTCCCTGTCGTATTTAACCCCCACGGTTCACCCCCATTTGAATCTTGAGCGGTATTTACCCATGGGCAGTTTGTAGTAAGGACACTTATCATTTTACTAGCTTCTTGCAAAAGAGTTTGGGCGTTATTGGTAATAGTAGTAGTAGTAGTAGTAGTAGTAGTTTTATCTTGTTGCCCATTAGTTTGTGTTGTTATTGTTATAGTTACCTTTTTTCCTGCACCATCCAAAACAGGAAACCCATTGCCGTTTTTTAAGGCTTGTTGGATAGCTTGATAAGCGTTATTAAGCACCTTAAAATTATCTATGGATAAAGGACCGCTAACTCCGTTGTTATAATGGGTTAAATTACAATTAATAGAACTTGATTTATACCCTGGTTGACCCTCAAAGGTTACGCTTTGTTGCCCACTCTTACCAGGACCGCATTGCACATTATAAGCTATCACATTCCACAACCCAACCGCCGCATTGAGCGCTAAAGAGACGGCTTGATAGGCCGGGGAATTGTCTTTTTCGCCGGTCAAACCTTGCGTGTTGGCTTTTAAATTATCGATTGCAGCATTGATTTCTGAAGGGCTGCTCGCGTTCGTTACCGCGCGATTGAGGTTGCTGAAATTGTTTAAAAGGTTGCTCAAACTCTCATAAGTGTCCGAGAGCTTTTGGATTTCGCCGGTGTTTTTCACCATTTGAGCGGCTTCACCGATTTGATAGCCTGCGCTTATAAAAAAGCCGTTGTCTTCAGCGTTTAAAAGCGATGAAGCGAGAGAGAGAGAGAGAGAAGTAAAGTTAGTTTTTTTCATAAAGTTTCTCCTTGAAATAAAATTGAATGGTTGAAGTTTTATGCATTTAGAATGCATTTACGGCATTATAGCATGAAAGCGTTTTTTTTTTTTTTTGAGTTTTTGAAAAAATTTAGCATTTTTTGCATTTTTTGTGGGAAAGGGTTTTTAGGTTTTGTTTTAAGCGTTTAATATAAAGCTTGATTTTAATGGGGATTTTTTGTTGTGCGTTTTTTAAAACGAGCGGTCATTTTGTTTTTTTTAAAACGAGCGGTAATTCCGCTATGCGTTTTTTAAAGCATTTGAAACGAGCGGTTTTATCAAACCACCCCCCCAAAAAAAAGGCTTTAGAAAGGGGGGGATTTTAGAAGAGGGTTTTTAAAGGCGGGTTATTGGAAAGCGGGCTTACATCATGCCGCCCATGCCTCCCATACCGCCCATGCCACCCATATCAGGCATTGCTGGGGTTGCTTTTTCTTCTTTGATTTCATGCACGGTGGCTTCTGTGGTTAAAAGCAGGCTTGAAACCGAAACCGCATTTTGTAAGGCGATCCTTTCTACTTTCAAGGGGTCAATAATGCCCTCTTTAAACATGTCCACATATTCACCATTGCTAGCGTTAAAGCCAAAATGCCCTTCGTGTTTTTCCACTTCATTCACGACCACACCGCCATCATAACCAGCGTTGATAGCGATTTGAGCTAATGGGGCTTTAATGGCGCGCATGATGATTTCATAGCCCACTTTTTCATCGTCGTGCAAATTCAAACGCACTTTTTGAGCCGCGCGAATGAGAGCCGCACCGCCACCAATCACAATGCCTTCTTCAACAGCTGCTTTAGTCGCACTCAACGCGTCATCAACCCGGTCTTTTTTCTCTTTCATTTCCACTTCACTCGCAGCGCCCACTTTAATCACAGCCACACCGCCAGAGAGTTTAGCCAATCTTTCTTGCAATTTTTCTTTGTCGTAATCGCTTGTCGTGCTTGCAATTTGGGTTTTGATTTGCGCGACTCTGTCTTTGACATCATGGCTATGGCCTTTGCCATCTACGATCGTGGTGTTGTCTTTGTCAATCACAATCCTTCCGGCTTTGCCTAAAAACTCCACTTCAGCGTTTTCTAGACTCAAGCCTAATTCTTCGCTGATGACTTGACCGCCGGTTAAAATAGCGATGTCTTTTAACATTTCTTTTCTTCTGTCCCCAAAGCCTGGAGCTTTAACCGCTGCGATATTCAACACGCCTCTCAATTTATTCACCACTAGAGTCGTTAAAGCTTCGCCTTCAATGTCTTCAGCGATGATTAAAAGCGGTTTGCCCTCTTTCATGGTTTTTTCTAATAGGGGGAGAATGTCTTTCATGCTAGAGATTTTTTTATCCGTCAAAAGGATGTAAGCGTTATCCAATTGAGCGGTCATTTTCTCAGCGTTTGTTACAAAATAAGGGGAGAGATAGCCTCTATCAAATTGCATGCCTTCTACGACATCTAGTTCATCTTCAATCCCCTTAGCCTCTTCAACGGTGATCACGCCGTCTTTGCCCACTTTTTCCATAGCGTCAGCGATGAGTTTCCCGATATTGTGATCGGAGTTTGCAGAAATGGTCGCTACTTGAGTGATTTCTTCTTTACCGCCCACTTTTTTACTGGATTTTTTAAGCTCACCAATGATCGCTTCAGCGGCTTTGTCCATGCCTCTTTTCACTTCAATAGGGTTAGCCCCAGCGGTAATATTCCTCAAACCCTCTTTAAAAATGCTATAAGCCAGCACGGTCGCTGTGGTCGTGCCATCACCGGCAGCATCAGCGGTTTTGCTCGCTACTTCTTTGACTAATTGAGCGCCCATGTTAGCGACTGGGCAACTTAATTCAATCTCTTTAGCCACGCTCACGCCGTCTTTAGTGATGCTTGGAGCGCCATAGCTTTTTTGGATCAACACATTCCTGCCTCTTGGCCCCATGGTTACTTTGACAGCGTCATGGAGTTGTCTCACGCCTTCAAATAAAAGGTTTCTCGCGCTATCTGAAAATTTAATTTCTTTTGCCATTGTTTATCCTTTAATAATGTTTTTAGTGTTTTTTGTGATCATGACAGCAAGCTTCAGCATGCTTGTGATCTTTATGATCGTGGCTATTAGCATGACAGCAAGAGCCTGCACTCACAATACCTAAAATGTCTTCTAACTCTAACACCATGTATTCGGTGCCGTCTAAAACGATTTCTGCGCCTTTGTATTTACCAAAAGCGATCACATCGCCCTCTTTAACGCATTTGCAACCTTCGCTGATTTTATGGCTAACCGCTTTGATTACGCCCATTAAAGGCTTTTCTTTAGCGTTATCAGGGATGATGATGCCTGAACTGGTTTTGTTCTCTTCTTCAAGTCTTTCTACTAAGACCCTTTCTCCTAGTGGCTGAAACTTCATGTCAGTTCTCCTAAATTTGATTAAAATAAAATAGAAATTAGCGCTTATTGTTCTTAAGCGACACAACTATAGCGCATTTTTAGGGATAAGTCAAGCCATAAAAACAAAGATAAGATTATAACTATAAGGATTATTAAGTCTATTTATATCAAGTTTCATTAGTTTAAAAATGTAAGGATTAAAAAAGGGGGCGTTATTAACAAACCTTTTTAAGATTTTATTTATTGAGTATAATGTATGAAAGCGAGTTAAATTAAAGAAACAATGAAAGCGTTAAAATGATCCTTAAAAGTTCCGTTGATCGCCTTTTGCAAGTTGCAGATATTGTAGAAGTCGTTGGCTCTTATGTGGATTTGAGAAAATCAGGTTCTAATTACATGGCTTGTTGCCCTTTTCATGAGGAAAGGAGCGCGAGTTTTAGCGTCAATCAAGTTAAAGGGTTTTACCATTGCTTTGGGTGCGGGGCGAGCGGGGATAGCATTAAATTTGTGATGGAGTTTGAAAAGCTTTCGTTTGTGGAAGCGCTTGAGAAATTAGCCCGCCGATTCAATGTGGCTTTAGAACACGATAAAGGCGTTTATTACGATCACAAAGAAGATTACCACCTTTTAGAAATGGTGAGTTCGTTGTATCAAGAAGAGCTTTTTAACGCCCCGTTTTTTTTAGATTATTTGCAAAAAAGAGGGCTTAATTTAGAGAGTATTAAAGCGTTTAAATTAGGCTTATGCACAAATAGGATTTATCATGGCATTGAAAATAAAAATTTGAATAAGGACAAGCTCCTTGAATTGGGCGTGTTAGGCAAAAACGATAACGATCAGAAAACTTATCTACGCTTTTTAGATCGCATCATGTTCCCTATTTATAACCCTAGCGCTCAAGTGGTGGGTTTTGGAGGGCGCACTTTAAAAGAAAAAGCGGCTAAGTATATCAATTCGCCCCAAAATAAGCTTTTTGACAAATCCAGTTTGCTTTATGGCTATCATCTAGCTAAAGAAAGCATTTACAAACAAAAACAAGTCATTGTAACCGAGGGGTATTTAGATGTGATTTTATTGCACCAAGCGGGTTTTAAAAACGCCATAGCCACGCTTGGGACGGCTCTAACGCCATCGCATTTGCCCTTGCTTAAAAAAGGCGAGCCAGAAATTCTTTTGAGCTATGATGGGGATAAGGCAGGGAGGAATGCGGCGTATAAAGCGAGCTTGATGTTGGCTAAAGAGCAAAGAAAAGGGGGGGTGATTCTATTTGAAAACAACCTAGACCCAGCGGATATGATCGCTAATAACCAGATTGAAACCTTGAAAAATTGGCTATCGCGCCCCATAGCTTTTATTGAATTTGTTTTAAGGCATATGGCGAGCTCTTATGCTTTAGATGACCCTTTAGAAAAAGATAAGGCTCTTAAAGAAATGTTAGGGTTTTTGAAAAACTTTTCCTTGCTTTTGCAAAGCGAATACAAGCCCTTAATCGCTGCGCTTTTGCAAGTGCCTTCGCATGTTTTAGGGATTAAAGAGCGCTCATCTTTCCAGCCTTTTTATGCAAAAACAGAAAAATTTAATCATTCTCAAAAGTTTGTGCATGTTTCTAACACGCTCAGTTTGGAATTTTTAGAAAAATTGGTGATCCGCTATCTTTTAGAAGACAG
This region includes:
- the nusB gene encoding transcription antitermination factor NusB — encoded protein: MATRTQARGAVIELLYAFESGNEEIKKIAPSMLEEKKIKNNQLAFALSLFNGVLEKINEIDALIEPHLKDWDFKRLGSMEKAILRLGAYEIGFTPTQNPIIINECIELGKLYAEPNTPKFLNAILDSLSKKLAQKPLN
- the ribH gene encoding 6,7-dimethyl-8-ribityllumazine synthase translates to MQLIEGKLQLQGNERIAIVTSRFNHIITDRLQEGAIDCFKRHGGDEDLLDLVLVPGAYELPLILDKLLESQKYDGVCVLGAIIRGGTPHFDYVSAEATKGIANTMLKYSMPVSFGVLTTDNIEQAIERAGSKAGNKGFEAMSTLIELLSLCQTLKG
- the kdsA gene encoding 3-deoxy-8-phosphooctulonate synthase, with protein sequence MKTPETKTPKKVLIAGPCVIESLDNLKSIATKLQPLAHNERLDFYFKASFDKANRTSLESYRGPGLEKGLEMLQAIKDAFGYKILTDVHESYQASIAAKVADILQIPAFLCRQTDLIVEVSQTNAIINIKKGQFMNPKDMQYSVLKALKTRDKSIQTPTYENALANGVWLCERGSSFGYGNLVVDMRSLKIMREFAPVIFDATHSVQMPGGANGKSSGESSFAPILARAAAAVGIDGLFAETHVDPKNALSDGANMLKPDELENLVTDMLKIQNLF
- a CDS encoding carbonic anhydrase: MKAFLGALEFQENEYEELKELYESLKTKQKPHTLFISCVDSRVVPNLITGTKPGELYVIRNMGNVIPPKTSYKESLSTIASIEYAIMHVGIQNVIICGHSNCGACGSIHLIDDEATKAKTPYIANWIQFLEPIKEELKDHPQFSSHSARRSWLTERLNVRLQLNNLLSYDFIQEKVSKNELKIFGWHYIIETGKIYNYNFESHFFEPIEETIKQRINHENP
- the pyrF gene encoding orotidine-5'-phosphate decarboxylase: MQLCVSLDLEEKKDNLSLLKELKGLDLWAKVGLRSFIRDGAVFLDEIRKIDGNFKIFLDLKLYDIPYTMANAALECAKLDIDMLTVHLSSGKIALTTLMQRLNALEKRPLIMGVSALTSFSEEEFLSVYNAPLKTQAVKLSAMGKESGIDGVVCSVFESLAIKESLGKGFLTLTPGIRLNKSDKEDQERVANAKEAKQNLSDFIVVGRPIYQAKEPREVALELLKDC
- the panC gene encoding pantoate--beta-alanine ligase, producing the protein MQVLETIATLREYRKSLKESVGFVPTMGALHKGHQSLIERSLKENPHTIVSIFVNPTQFGANEDFSAYPRPLEKDLALCETLGVNAVFAPKISEMYPYKAEQRLKLHAPTFLSHSLEGAMRKGHFDGVIQVVLRLFHLINPTRAYFGKKDAQQLLIIQHLVKDLLLDIEIAPCEIVRDSDRLALSSRNAYLNATERKQALAIPKALEKIQQAIDGGEKACETLQNLGLEILKNLEVDYLEFCNHKLEPLKIIEPTHTLILVAARAGKTRLLDNLWV
- a CDS encoding outer membrane protein produces the protein MKKTNFTSLSLSLASSLLNAEDNGFFISAGYQIGEAAQMVKNTGEIQKLSDTYESLSNLLNNFSNLNRAVTNASSPSEINAAIDNLKANTQGLTGEKDNSPAYQAVSLALNAAVGLWNVIAYNVQCGPGKSGQQSVTFEGQPGYKSSSINCNLTHYNNGVSGPLSIDNFKVLNNAYQAIQQALKNGNGFPVLDGAGKKVTITITTQTNGQQDKTTTTTTTTTITNNAQTLLQEASKMISVLTTNCPWVNTAQDSNGGEPWGLNTTGNVCQVFATEFSAVTSMIKNAQEIVAQAQSLNTNQQNHQNAPQDFNPYTSSDRAFAQNMLNHADAQAKMLSLANQIKSDLNAIPTKFTTDYLAACRNGGGTLPNEGVTNNTWGAGCAYVQETITALDNSLAHFGSQEEQIKQAQLLARTILDFRGSLSNLNSTYNSITTTASNTPNAPFLKNLISQSTNPNNPGGLKTVYQINQSAYSQLLIATQELGHNPFRRIGLISSQTNNGAMNGIGVQVGYKQFFGEKKTWGLRYYGFFDYNHAYIKSSFFNSASDVFTYGVGTDVLYNFINDKTTKNSKISFGVFGGIALAGTSWLNSQYVNLATVSNVYSAKMNVANFQFLFNLGLRMNLAKLKKKASDHAAQHGVELGVKIPTINTNYYSFMGAKLEYRRLYSVYLNYVFAY
- the groL gene encoding chaperonin GroEL (60 kDa chaperone family; promotes refolding of misfolded polypeptides especially under stressful conditions; forms two stacked rings of heptamers to form a barrel-shaped 14mer; ends can be capped by GroES; misfolded proteins enter the barrel where they are refolded when GroES binds) translates to MAKEIKFSDSARNLLFEGVRQLHDAVKVTMGPRGRNVLIQKSYGAPSITKDGVSVAKEIELSCPVANMGAQLVKEVASKTADAAGDGTTTATVLAYSIFKEGLRNITAGANPIEVKRGMDKAAEAIIGELKKSSKKVGGKEEITQVATISANSDHNIGKLIADAMEKVGKDGVITVEEAKGIEDELDVVEGMQFDRGYLSPYFVTNAEKMTAQLDNAYILLTDKKISSMKDILPLLEKTMKEGKPLLIIAEDIEGEALTTLVVNKLRGVLNIAAVKAPGFGDRRKEMLKDIAILTGGQVISEELGLSLENAEVEFLGKAGRIVIDKDNTTIVDGKGHSHDVKDRVAQIKTQIASTTSDYDKEKLQERLAKLSGGVAVIKVGAASEVEMKEKKDRVDDALSATKAAVEEGIVIGGGAALIRAAQKVRLNLHDDEKVGYEIIMRAIKAPLAQIAINAGYDGGVVVNEVEKHEGHFGFNASNGEYVDMFKEGIIDPLKVERIALQNAVSVSSLLLTTEATVHEIKEEKATPAMPDMGGMGGMGGMGGMM
- the groES gene encoding co-chaperone GroES, producing MKFQPLGERVLVERLEEENKTSSGIIIPDNAKEKPLMGVIKAVSHKISEGCKCVKEGDVIAFGKYKGAEIVLDGTEYMVLELEDILGIVSAGSCCHANSHDHKDHKHAEACCHDHKKH
- the dnaG gene encoding DNA primase; translated protein: MILKSSVDRLLQVADIVEVVGSYVDLRKSGSNYMACCPFHEERSASFSVNQVKGFYHCFGCGASGDSIKFVMEFEKLSFVEALEKLARRFNVALEHDKGVYYDHKEDYHLLEMVSSLYQEELFNAPFFLDYLQKRGLNLESIKAFKLGLCTNRIYHGIENKNLNKDKLLELGVLGKNDNDQKTYLRFLDRIMFPIYNPSAQVVGFGGRTLKEKAAKYINSPQNKLFDKSSLLYGYHLAKESIYKQKQVIVTEGYLDVILLHQAGFKNAIATLGTALTPSHLPLLKKGEPEILLSYDGDKAGRNAAYKASLMLAKEQRKGGVILFENNLDPADMIANNQIETLKNWLSRPIAFIEFVLRHMASSYALDDPLEKDKALKEMLGFLKNFSLLLQSEYKPLIAALLQVPSHVLGIKERSSFQPFYAKTEKFNHSQKFVHVSNTLSLEFLEKLVIRYLLEDRSLLDLAVGYIHSGVFLHKKQEFDALCQEKLDDPKLVALLLDANLPLKQGGFEKELRLLILRYFERQLKEIPKSALSFSEKMIALKKARQAIIKLKQGELVAI